In the genome of Acidobacteriota bacterium, the window GCGCGCTGGCCAACGTCAGCCAGATCAGCAGGATCAATCCGCTGCCTGGCGGAACGTACGTCGTGACGCTCCACAATAACCAGCAACTGAATGTCAGCCGGTTGCAGGCGCGCGTGTTGCGCGAACAATTGCTTAAGCTGTAATGCCCTATGAACTTCATCTTCAATCTTGCGTATCGTGAAATCCGTGCCTCGTGGCATCGGCTGTTGTTCTTTTTTATCTGCATCGCCATTGGTGTCGGCTCCATCGTCGCGCTCAGGTCGCTGGTTCAGAATCTGAAAACGGCGCTGGTGGGAGACGCCCGCTCCCTGATGACGGCGGACGTTCAGTTGTCGTCCAACAACCCCTGGAGCGCCGAAACCAAAGCTGCGCTTGACCGCATTTACGCTTCGCCGATGGTCGCAGCCCATATTGATATGTTGGAAACGGCGACGATGGCTCGTTCGGGCGAAGACTGGCTGGGCACGCCAAAGATGGTCGAACTTAAAGCGGTTCAACCCGGCTTTCCGTTTTATGGCGAAATGGTTTTGGCTGACGGCAAACCGTATTCTTACGATTTGATGAAAGATCGTGGCGCACTGGTCAAACAGACTTTGCTGACGGCGTTGGGCTTGAAAGTCGGCGACACGATCAAAATCGGCAACCTGGAATTCACCATTCGCGGCGTGATTGAACAGGAACCGGGCAATTCCATGAACGCGTTCAGCATTGGCCCGCGCGTGATGATTACTTATGAGGATGCTGTCGCTGCTGGGTTGACTGCTTTCGGCAGTCGCGCGCGCCATCGCGTGCTGTTCAAAACGCGCGATGGCGACCTGGATCGGTTGGTCAACAGGCTGCGTAACGATCTGGCAGAACAATCCGGGATCACGGTGCGGTCGTTTCGTTTTTCGCAAGATCGTCTGACGGAATCGCTGTCGCAGGTCGAGGATTATTTGAGTTTGATCGGGTTGGTGATTTTGGTTCTCGGCGGTATAGGCATTTCCAGCGTTACGCGCGTGTTTGTTCAGCAAAAGATGAAAACGATCGCGGTTTTGAAAACCCTGGGCGGACGTAATGCCCGCGTGCTCGGAGCTTATCTGGTGCAGGTGCTCACACTCGGATTGCTCGGCAGTTTATTCGGATTGCTGCTGGCGCAAACAATGGCCTGGGTGTTACCGAAATACTTTGAGGAAATTTTGCCGCCCAGCGTTGACATTCACCTGACGTGGCAGGCCGCGGTTCAAGGCGTGATTATTGGCCTGCTGGTGTCGCTGCTATTTTCCTTGCTGCCGTTGCTGCAAATTCGCCGGATCAAACCGATTCTGGTGTTGCGGAGCGCCGACACAATCAGCGGCAAAAGGTTTGATGGGGTGCAAATCGCTGTCGGCATTTTGGTTGTTGCCGGGTTGCTGGCCATTTCAAGCTGGCAGGCCGGATCGTTCAAAATTGGCGGCATCTTTCTAATCGCGTTGGCGTTGATGACACTGGTGTTGAATTTGACGGCTACGGGGCTGATGAAGCTGGTTCGCGGGTTTCGCCACATGCCTTCGTTTACGGTTCGGCAGGGAATCAACAGTTTGTACCGCCCCGGCAATCAAACGCGGATCATTTTGATGGCCGTTGGTTTGGGAGTTTTTTTCGTTGTCGGCGTGCGTTCATTACAATTAAATTTGCGCTACGAACTCGGCGTTGACCTCGAAAATTTCAAAGCCGACATGTATCTGATTGATATTCAGCGCGACCAGCGCCCGGCTGTTGAAGAGGCCGTTGCCAAGTTTACTGGCAACAAACCCGAAATCATTCCCACTGTGCGCGCCCGCATTGCGGCCATCAACGGCAGTGCAGTCAATCTTGACCGTCCGCGTTCCAACGAAAACCGCCGAGAAAATCGCGGGATGCTCGGCCGCGAATATGTGCTGACCTACCGCGCGAAACTAGAAGACAACGAAAAGATCATTGCCGGAAACATCTGGGACCCAACGCCAAGCAGCGAGCCGGAAATTTCCATCGAAGAGTTGATGCATGACGAGTTGGGATTGAACGTCGGCGACACCCTGACCTTTGACGTGTTGGGGCGAAAAATCACTGCGCGCGTCACCAGCATACGCCGCGTGGATTGGCGCAATGCGCGCACAGGGTTTTTGGTGGTTTTCCGTCCCGGAACGCTGGACGATGCGCCGACGATGTACATCAGCGCGATCAAAGGGCCGACGGACAACACTGCGCGCGCGCAGCTTCAACGCGAACTGGTGGACAAAGCGCCGAACATTTCCGTTGTGGATATTCGGGACATCATCGAAATCGCCCGCGCCATTGTGCGCAAAGTTTCGCTGGCCGTTTCTTTCGTCGGCGGTTTTGTGTTCCTGAGCGGGTTGTTGATTCTGATCGGTTCCATTGCCATGACGAAATTCCATCGCTTATACGAATCGGCGATCCTGAAAACGCTGGGCGCAAAAAAGAAACTGATCGTGTGGACGCTGCTGGTGGAATACGGCGTGCTGGGATTGCTGGCGGGATTGATTGGCTCGGTGGCGGCAATTGGCTTGACCTGGGCCATCGCCGAAAAGGCGCTAAAGATCACTTGGCGCTTTATTCCATCGGTGAATGTGATTGGCGTCGCTACGACATTGGTGCTGGTTGTGTTGGTTGGCGTGCTTTCAAGCTGGGATGTGATGATCAAAAAACCGTTGGGGATTTTGCGGAATGAATAGAGAACAGACGCTGCAATTGCTTGAGGATCATCAACCCGCTGATGGGCACGAAGCGCGGATGCTGGAAGACATCAAAGCTTTCGTTCGTCGGCACGACAACTTTCAATCGCGCCAGCAACTGGTTGGGCACTTAACCGGCTCTGCCTGGGTCGTTAGCGAAGACAGTTCGCACGCGCTGTTGACGCATCACGGCAAGTTCAATTGCTGGGTGCAGCTTGGCGGTCACGTTGAAGACGATGCTGATATGTTGAGTGCGGCGTGGCGCGAAGCCTGCGAAGAATCCGGATTGGATCATGTCACGCCGCTTTCCGACCACATCTTTGATGTGGACGTGCATGCCATCCCCGCCAGCCCGAAAGAACCTGCGCATTTTCATTACGATATACGGTTTCTGTTTGCGGCGGATCGAACCGCGCCGCTGACTGTCAGCAGCGAATCAAAGGACCTGGCTTGGATTGAACTGGAACGAATTGCCGAACTGACTTCCGAAGAATCTGTCTTGCGAATGGTTCGCAAAACCATACGGAATCGGGGGCGGTGGTGACCAGGTGTTCGCGAAATCAACCCAGTCACTACTGCTCCCGGTTCTGCATCAATGGCATCGCTTGCTTTGTTCAATCAACTCTCTACAATCCGCATCTCGCGCGTAATTCAAAAACTCTACTTCTGAAACTTTCACAGCATGACTTTTGAAACCTGGTTCCAATCCATTCACGCGGACATTCCCGTCCATTCCGCAAACGCAGTGTTGAAGCTTACCGAA includes:
- a CDS encoding FtsX-like permease family protein encodes the protein MNFIFNLAYREIRASWHRLLFFFICIAIGVGSIVALRSLVQNLKTALVGDARSLMTADVQLSSNNPWSAETKAALDRIYASPMVAAHIDMLETATMARSGEDWLGTPKMVELKAVQPGFPFYGEMVLADGKPYSYDLMKDRGALVKQTLLTALGLKVGDTIKIGNLEFTIRGVIEQEPGNSMNAFSIGPRVMITYEDAVAAGLTAFGSRARHRVLFKTRDGDLDRLVNRLRNDLAEQSGITVRSFRFSQDRLTESLSQVEDYLSLIGLVILVLGGIGISSVTRVFVQQKMKTIAVLKTLGGRNARVLGAYLVQVLTLGLLGSLFGLLLAQTMAWVLPKYFEEILPPSVDIHLTWQAAVQGVIIGLLVSLLFSLLPLLQIRRIKPILVLRSADTISGKRFDGVQIAVGILVVAGLLAISSWQAGSFKIGGIFLIALALMTLVLNLTATGLMKLVRGFRHMPSFTVRQGINSLYRPGNQTRIILMAVGLGVFFVVGVRSLQLNLRYELGVDLENFKADMYLIDIQRDQRPAVEEAVAKFTGNKPEIIPTVRARIAAINGSAVNLDRPRSNENRRENRGMLGREYVLTYRAKLEDNEKIIAGNIWDPTPSSEPEISIEELMHDELGLNVGDTLTFDVLGRKITARVTSIRRVDWRNARTGFLVVFRPGTLDDAPTMYISAIKGPTDNTARAQLQRELVDKAPNISVVDIRDIIEIARAIVRKVSLAVSFVGGFVFLSGLLILIGSIAMTKFHRLYESAILKTLGAKKKLIVWTLLVEYGVLGLLAGLIGSVAAIGLTWAIAEKALKITWRFIPSVNVIGVATTLVLVVLVGVLSSWDVMIKKPLGILRNE
- a CDS encoding NUDIX hydrolase, coding for MNREQTLQLLEDHQPADGHEARMLEDIKAFVRRHDNFQSRQQLVGHLTGSAWVVSEDSSHALLTHHGKFNCWVQLGGHVEDDADMLSAAWREACEESGLDHVTPLSDHIFDVDVHAIPASPKEPAHFHYDIRFLFAADRTAPLTVSSESKDLAWIELERIAELTSEESVLRMVRKTIRNRGRW